The stretch of DNA GCCAACTGAGCTAAACGCCCGGCCGCAGCCGGCTCTCCGACTACTTTTGTATCAAACCACACTCGCCGGCTCCCGTCAAGGTTTGATCCGCGCTGCCGCTCGACCGACCGCCACTCCCTAATAAGCGACTGCAACAGCTTATGCAGAATTGCTCCGCTCCGACGGGTCGTGTTACCCCAGCCGAATGCGGGCGGCACTCGCCGCCGGCCGGGGTCTGGCCGCCTCTATAATTCCCCACCCCGCCGCGGAACGTGACCCGCGGAGTTGCATAGTACATTAGTGTGATGCCGAACGGATCAGTATGAAGCGCGACGGACCGCCGCGGCTGCGGATCAACGAGATCTTCCATTCGGTCCAGGGCGAGGGTACCCGTGCCGGCCTGCGCTGCGTCTTTATACGGCTCACCGGCTGCCACCTGCGGTGCACCTGGTGTGACACTGCCTACGCCTTCTACGAGGGCGGCTGGATGTCACTCGACGCGATCCGTGCACGGGTGCGAGAATTCGGCTGCCCGGTGGTTGAGGTCACCGGTGGGGAACCGTTGCTGCAACCAGCCGTTTTTCCCCTGCTCACGCAACTCTGCGAGGAGTACCCGACCGTGCTCCTTGAAACCAGCGGCGCGGTCTCCATCGCACAGGTGGATCCACGCGTGATCCGCATCCTTGACATCAAGTGTCCCGGCAGCGGCGAGGCAGCGCGCAACTGCTGGCCGAACATCGCACTGCTCACACCCCGCGATGAGTTGAAGTTCGTGCTCGCAGACCGTGCGGATTACGAATGGGCGCGCGACGTGGTTCACACGCACGGTCTGACGGCGAAATGCCCGGTGCTGTTCGCGCCTGTACATGGGCGACTCGAACCGCTGACCCTCACCGACTGGGTCCTCGCCGACCGGCTGGACGTACGGCTGGGGCTGCAACTGCACAAATACATCTGGCCGCCGGAGACGCGCGGCGTGTAGGATGCACCGCCGCTGGGTTCGCCGCGCCGGCCGCAGCAGGAGTCGCCCGTGCACGTGGAGTTGACGAAATCGTTCACGTTCGAAGCGGCCCACGCCCTTCCGACGTTTCCGGTGGGGCACAAGTGCCGCCGCCTGCACGGGCACAGCTTCCGGGTGGAGGTGCGTGTGGCGGGCACGGTCCCCGCGGAGCGCGGCTACCTGATCGATTACGGCGAAATCAAAGCGGCCTGCGAGCCGGTGCAGCAGCGGCTTGATCACTACTGCCTGAACGAGATTCCTGGGCTGGAGAACCCGACGGCGGAGAATCTCGCCCGGTACATCTGGGATGCGCTGCGGCCGGCGCTGCCGCAACTCGCGGCGGTGACGGTTTTCGAGACTTGCACAAGTGCCTGCGTGTATCGGGGCACATAGCACGTCGCCGCTGGGCATCCGTTGGCGGCTGGCTGCAAAATCGGGGTGGCAATGGGTTAGATTAGGACTGCGTGGAACCCCCCGCCCTTGCGAGCGCCTGACAGTGATTCCGTCCCTTTCTTGTTGAGTCGACGTGGGTTCGCGGGCAGCGCACTCCAAACCGGGCGGGTGGTCCTGTCTGTACCTCGCAGTGCCCAGAGGAACATGCGTGCCACTGCTCTGTGAGGAGTGTCTCCCGCCGCCGTGCGGGCCCGCGAATGTCGGGGTGGTCCAGCGCGAACGGGGCGTTCGATCTTATCCCCAGAACCGCGCGCTGGACCCCTCCCCGCGGGCTCAGCCGGGCACCGGTAGCACCGGTGCTCGCGCCATCCGGCTCAGCGACGGCGTGCTGCTGCTATAGCGAGCGCAAACACCAGTACAACAGTGGCGGGTTCGGGCACAACAACCAGCAGCCCGCCGAGCGAGACCCCCGTATGCAGTTGGCTCTGCGGAATCCAGCCGTCGGTGACACCGTCGTAGCCCAGGCGGTGGATGATGCCGTTCCCGTGTCCGGCGACGAACATCTCGGTTCCGTCGGGACTGAAGGCGACGTCTAGCGCGCCGGTCAAGCCACCGATCATCGAATGCAGCGTCGGTTCCTGATTCGCGTCAAACGTGTAACGGAACACGGCCGATGCGTAATAATCCGCGACATACAGATCGCCTTCCGGCCCCCACGCCATGAAATGCAGCGACGAAGCGCCGGGGACTTGGATGGTTGGCAGCGGCAGGCCGCTATTCAGATCGAAGCGCTCGATTGTGTTGCCGGCCTTGCTGACGTAGAGGCGATCGCCGGTGACCGAGACGGCCACGCCGCGCATGGTGCCTGCGCCAATCGTGCCCTGGGGCAGTGCCTGCCCCTCGGTATCGAAGGTGAAGCGTGACACCGCGCCAGCCGCATTAGCGGCGAACAATTCGCCGTCGACCGGATTGAAGGCCGCCTCATGCACACCGTAGAGGCCGTTCCCGCTGATGACGCCGGTTGCGGTAAAGGCACCCGTGAGCGGCTCGAATGTGAAGCGAGAAAGCGACCCCGGGTTGTTGTTCCCGTGTCGATTGCTGACGAAGATCTCGCCGGCCGCATTGTGCGCCAGTCCGCACGGATCGCTTAACTCCGCCGGAGAGATTCCCGCGCGCGGTGTGGCTGCGCCGCCGCTTCCGGCCACGTCATACAGCAGCACGCCGCCCCAGGTCGCCGGATTTGTGTTGGCAGGCCCCGGAGGGGATTGGGTCACGAGCAGGTAGAATGGGTCCGCAAGCGCGCCGGTCGTCAGGCCGAGAGCGCATGTGCTGATGATCCAAAGATTTCGCGCCGACATGGCTTCTTCTCTCCTCAGGGTGGGACGAGGAACGAATGGTCCCCAACCCATTATGCGGCGCCGAATACACGCGATGCAAGCAGTAACTTCACGAGCAGATCAATAGGTGCATGACGGCGGCATCGGGCCCTGCGGATTGGGGGCGCGCGAGTTACAGGCCAGGGGCAGCGAAACACTTATTACTACAGCAATGAAACAGCTTGAATCACAAGTGCACCAACACGTGTTGCACTGCCCTCGCCACTGTTGTGCCGGATGATGCGAGCACCATGTCGGGGAGGCATCAGATTCTCGGGTGCCCTCGCTTCACACTTGCCGTCGGCGCGGCGACTCCGGAAGTGGACGCTTCAGGCGCCGCAGTCCACCACACGTTGCTTCCAGCACCCGGTCTAGCGCTCGTCCGCTGGTGCCAGCAAGCGATAGGTAATGCCTGCCAGGGCGGCTCCCACCAGCGGCGCGACCCAGAACAGCCAGAGCTGATTCAACGCGGCTACTCCGACGAAGAGGGCCGGCCCCGTGCTGCGGGCCGGGTTCACCGAGGTATTCGTGACCGGGATGCTGATCAGGTGGATCAGCGTCAGGGCGAGGCCGATCGCCAGCGGCGCAAAGCCGGCCGGCGCCCGCTTGTCCGTCGATCCCAGGATGACGAGGAGGAAGAAGTACGTCAGCACAACCTCGGCGACAAGACACGCCCACAGGTTGTACCCGCCCGGGGAGCGCTCCGCGTAGCCGTTGGTGGCGAAGGCGCCCGCGGAATCAGGGTGGATGACGAAGCTCGGCTGTCCGCTGGCAATCACATAGAGCACACCCGCCGCCGCGACCGCCCCGAGTAATTGTGCGATGACGTAGCCGGGCAGATCCTTCGCGGAGAAACGTCCCCCGAAGAGCAGTCCCACCGACACGGCCGGGTTGAGGTGGCAGCCCGAGATGTGCCCGATGGCATAGGCCATGGTGAGCACAGTCAGGCCGAACGCCAGCGAGACTCCCACCAGCCCGATCCCCAGGTTGAGGGGGGTGGCACCTTCCTGCGCAAGAAACTTCGCCGCGAGCACGGCACTGCCGCAGCCGCCGAACACCAGCCAGAACGTCCCGAGGAATTCCGCTACCAGCCGTTTACCCTGTGACATTGCACCGATCTCCTATCGAGTACGTGGTCGTCGCATGAAGGAGGCCGCTTGCGTTCTGCCGAAGTGCCCATTGTTTTGCGAGATCGCAAACAGAGACGTGGTTGGGGCGCAGCTCCTCAGCCGCACCGCTGGGGCGGATTATACCCGTTGGGCCGGTTGCGGCACCAGCGCCCTGGGATGCGGGCCGCCCGCTACGGGTTCGCGGTCCGGGCTCAGTATCCGCCCTGAAGCCACTTCACGATGTCCTGCAGCGTGACCAGCAGGAACACCAGCACGATCAACGCCAGGCCGGCCAGCGTCGTGATCACCTGCACCTTGAGATTCAGCGGCTTGCCGCGAATCTTCTCGAG from Phycisphaerales bacterium encodes:
- a CDS encoding radical SAM protein, whose protein sequence is MKRDGPPRLRINEIFHSVQGEGTRAGLRCVFIRLTGCHLRCTWCDTAYAFYEGGWMSLDAIRARVREFGCPVVEVTGGEPLLQPAVFPLLTQLCEEYPTVLLETSGAVSIAQVDPRVIRILDIKCPGSGEAARNCWPNIALLTPRDELKFVLADRADYEWARDVVHTHGLTAKCPVLFAPVHGRLEPLTLTDWVLADRLDVRLGLQLHKYIWPPETRGV
- the queD gene encoding 6-carboxytetrahydropterin synthase QueD, which gives rise to MELTKSFTFEAAHALPTFPVGHKCRRLHGHSFRVEVRVAGTVPAERGYLIDYGEIKAACEPVQQRLDHYCLNEIPGLENPTAENLARYIWDALRPALPQLAAVTVFETCTSACVYRGT
- a CDS encoding PEP-CTERM sorting domain-containing protein (PEP-CTERM proteins occur, often in large numbers, in the proteomes of bacteria that also encode an exosortase, a predicted intramembrane cysteine proteinase. The presence of a PEP-CTERM domain at a protein's C-terminus predicts cleavage within the sorting domain, followed by covalent anchoring to some some component of the (usually Gram-negative) cell surface. Many PEP-CTERM proteins exhibit an unusual sequence composition that includes large numbers of potential glycosylation sites. Expression of one such protein has been shown restore the ability of a bacterium to form floc, a type of biofilm.), whose product is MSARNLWIISTCALGLTTGALADPFYLLVTQSPPGPANTNPATWGGVLLYDVAGSGGAATPRAGISPAELSDPCGLAHNAAGEIFVSNRHGNNNPGSLSRFTFEPLTGAFTATGVISGNGLYGVHEAAFNPVDGELFAANAAGAVSRFTFDTEGQALPQGTIGAGTMRGVAVSVTGDRLYVSKAGNTIERFDLNSGLPLPTIQVPGASSLHFMAWGPEGDLYVADYYASAVFRYTFDANQEPTLHSMIGGLTGALDVAFSPDGTEMFVAGHGNGIIHRLGYDGVTDGWIPQSQLHTGVSLGGLLVVVPEPATVVLVFALAIAAARRR
- the aqpZ gene encoding aquaporin Z → MSQGKRLVAEFLGTFWLVFGGCGSAVLAAKFLAQEGATPLNLGIGLVGVSLAFGLTVLTMAYAIGHISGCHLNPAVSVGLLFGGRFSAKDLPGYVIAQLLGAVAAAGVLYVIASGQPSFVIHPDSAGAFATNGYAERSPGGYNLWACLVAEVVLTYFFLLVILGSTDKRAPAGFAPLAIGLALTLIHLISIPVTNTSVNPARSTGPALFVGVAALNQLWLFWVAPLVGAALAGITYRLLAPADER